A genomic segment from Nicotiana sylvestris chromosome 1, ASM39365v2, whole genome shotgun sequence encodes:
- the LOC104218782 gene encoding receptor-like protein 32 has translation MNDAMAANSSKCLEDQKMLLLQLRNNLTYNSEVSTKLVKWDQRIDCCQWQGITCNDAGQVIGLDLSYESFSGSITPLANLKFLSVIRLDVNNLSAPIPEFFLDFSNLTVLSLYSCNLIGEVPQKIFQVSTLHTINLAQNEMLGGSLPQFPSNGSLHTLDLSYTGLSGSIPTSIENLSMLSHVDLRLCNFTGPIPSSMENLTQLSYLDFNWNSFTGSFPTFKLSKNLTYITSAGNNLTEISSDWEGHENLKYLDLGNNSLSGLIPASLFYLPSLASLYLANNKFSGQITELQNVTSPLATLDLSANKLEGPIPEFFFELHELGTLKLSSNNFSGTVHLKKFTKLNNLGSLDLSHNSLSVITNISESELALLPQLGGLFLVSCNLQSISFLKNQSRLQMLDLSSSQLSGEIPNWLWEINDGYLRFLNLSGNHFTHFQEPYRFGILDFLDLHSNLLTGDIPLPPIEVKYVDFSNNNFATLMPPDIGNYLEIAWFFSIANNQVIGNIPSSICKDRYLEVLDLSNNRLNGTIPPCLAELSSTLKVLNLGKNKLAGNIPRNISHNCQLRSLDLSQNLLSGQLPRSLSNCTNLKLMNLGNNKIRDTFPCWLRNLSNLRVLAFRFNRFHGNIDCSGLSSNWTALQIIDLASNNLGGILSRNSFLELNAMTVDPAIAHSHFDYLHFESVSVRPIYYQDTVGLFLKGQNVTLAKIPVFFISIDFSSNNFVGDIPETVGDLKSLYLLNISHNNLTGQITPAFGNLKQLGSLDLSFNNLDGNIPEKLASLTFLSVLNLSYNELVGMIPRSTQFDTFAESFRGNKGLCGFQLNRTCKHISAVAPSEPEFEEENLVSRTEIYLSLILGFAVGIGIIFLPLLFSKRWNQSYNKLVDRWILRIFEQRDQDGRSSESISEPSWKKTTGKSTGSH, from the coding sequence ATGAATGATGCAATGGCAGCTAATTCCAGCAAATGTCTTGAGGATCAGAAGATGTTGCTGCTGCAGCTCAGAAATAATCTTACTTATAATTCTGAAGTATCCACCAAGCTGGTTAAGTGGGATCAGAGGATTGACTGCTGTCAATGGCAGGGCATCACCTGCAATGATGCAGGGCAAGTTATTGGTCTTGACCTTAGCTATGAATCGTTCTCGGGCAGTATCACCCCATTAGCAAATCTTAAGTTTCTCTCTGTTATCCGTCTTGATGTGAACAATTTATCTGCTCCAATTCCAGAGTTCTTTTTGGACTTCTCCAATCTGACTGTCTTGAGTTTATATTCCTGCAACTTGATAGGGGAAGTGCCTCAGAAGATATTCCAGGTATCAACTCTGCACACTATTAACTTAGCACAAAATGAAATGCTTGGAGGTTCTTTACCTCAATTTCCTTCAAATGGATCTCTACACACTCTGGATCTAAGCTACACAGGACTCTCAGGAAGTATACCCACGTCCATTGAGAACCTTAGCATGTTGTCGCATGTTGACCTTAGGTTATGTAATTTTACAGGTCCAATTCCATCTTCTATGGAAAATCTTACCCAGCTTTCTTATCTGGATTTCAACTGGAATAGCTTCACTGGTTCTTTCCCAACTTTTAAACTGTCCAAGAACCTCACTTATATAACCTCTGCTGGAAATAATTTGACAGAAATATCATCCGACTGGGAAGGCCATGAGAATCTTAAATATCTTGACTTGGGTAACAATTCACTTTCGGGGCTCATTCCAGCGTCATTGTTTTACCTACCCTCACTTGCGAGTTTATATCTGGCCAACAACAAATTTTCTGGCCAAATAACTGAATTACAAAATGTTACTTCTCCACTAGCAACTCTTGACTTGAGTGCCAACAAATTGGAAGGGCCAATACCTGAGTTCTTCTTTGAGCTACACGAGCTCGGAACTCTTAAACTTTCATCCAACAATTTCAGTGGAACTGTGCACTTGAAGAAGTTTACAAAGCTCAATAACCTTGGAAGCCTTGATCTATCCCACAACAGCTTATCAGTTATCACAAATATAAGTGAATCAGAACTTGCCTTGCTCCCCCAGCTTGGTGGTCTATTCTTGGTGTCGTGCAACCTGCAGAGTATCTCCTTCCTCAAGAACCAATCCAGGTTGCAGATGCTAGATCTCTCAAGCAGCCAACTTAGTGGTGAAATACCAAATTGGTTGTGGGAAATCAATGATGGATATCTACGTTTTCTGAATCTTTCTGGCAATCACTTCACACATTTTCAAGAGCCTTATAGATTTGGCATTCTAGATTTCCTTGATCTGCATTCAAATCTGCTCACTGGAGATATTCCACTACCACCAATAGAAGTTAAATACGTGGACTTCTCCAACAATAACTTTGCTACATTGATGCCACCTGACATTGGCAATTATCTTGAAATTGCTTGGTTCTTCTCAATTGCAAACAACCAAGTTATTGGCAATATCCCTTCTTCAATCTGCAAGGACAGATATCTTGAAGTACTTGATTTGTCTAACAATAGATTGAAtggcacaataccaccatgtttGGCAGAATTGAGCAGCACACTGAAAGTGTTGAACCTGGGGAAAAACAAACTTGCAGGAAATATACCTCGAAATATTTCTCATAATTGTCAGTTACGAAGCCTTGATCTCAGTCAGAATCTCTTATCAGGTCAGCTTCCTCGTTCTTTGTCCAACTGCACAAATCTAAAGCTAATGAATCTGGGAAACAACAAGATCAGGGATACCTTCCCCTGCTGGTTGAGGAACTTATCCAATTTGCGCGTACTTGCATTCCGCTTCAATCGTTTCCATGGGAACATTGATTGCTCTGGATTGAGTTCCAACTGGACAGCTCTTCAAATCATTGACCTAGCTTCCAATAATTTAGGGGGCATTCTATCCCGAAATTCATTCTTGGAGCTAAATGCAATGACCGTTGATCCAGCTATAGCGCATTCACACTTTGATTACTTGCATTTTGAGTCTGTATCGGTTAGGCCAATTTACTATCAGGATACAGTCGGTCTTTTTCTTAAAGGACAAAATGTTACATTGGCAAAGATCCCCGTCTTCTTCATCTCCATCGATTTTTCAAGTAACAATTTTGTGGGGGACATACCGGAGACAGTTGGAGATCTCAAATCACTTTATCTGCTGAATATTTCACACAACAATCTCACAGGTCAAATCACTCCAGCATTTGGAAATCTGAAGCAATTGGGATCACTGGACCTGTCATTCAACAATTTAGATGGAAATATCCCAGAAAAGCTTGCTAGCCTCACATTTCTTTCCGTCTTAAATTTATCATATAATGAACTGGTTGGAATGATACCACGAAGTACCCAATTTGATACCTTTGCGGAAAGTTTCAGAGGAAACAAGGGGCTATGCGGGTTTCAGCTGAATAGAACTTGCAAACATATTTCAGCAGTAGCACCTTCAGAGCCAGAATTTGAGGAGGAGAATTTAGTTTCAAGGACGGAGATTTATTTAAGCCTTATATTAGGATTTGCTGTTGGCATTGGGATCATCTTTCtaccacttttgttctctaaaaGATGGAACCAGTCGTACAACAAACTAGTTGACAGATGGATTTTAAGGATATTTGAGCAACGAGATCAAGATGGAAGATCGAGTGAGAGCATTAGCGAACCATCTTGGAAGAAGACAACGGGGAAATCAACAGGCAGTCATTAG